The genomic region CATATCCAGAACCACTCTGAAGTAGTTCCCGTGGTCGGCGAACCTTACTTTCTCAACTGTCGGAACCGGGTCGTGAACCGGAACGCCAAAGTACCTCTGAACGCCGTGGAGAATAGCGTAAGCGTACTTCCACTGATAGGACTCGTCGCTTATTATGCCCGCGTCGTAGGAGTTCGTCACAAAGCCTGTCTCGATGAGTATAGCGGGCATGTGGGTGTACTTGAGGACGTAGTAGCCGGCCTCTTTAACGCCCCTGTTCCTGAGCGGGATGAGCTTGTCAATCTCCTGGTCAACATAGGTGGCCAATATGTTTCCCTTGTATGAGCCGTAGTAGTGGTAGACCTCGAAACCGCTCGCGGAATTCGGCCCTGAGTTGGCGTGTATGCTGATGAAGATGTCGCAGTCAGCGGAGTTCGCTATCTGCACCCTTCCTGAGAGTGTGACGAAGTAGTCGCCGTCCCTCGTGAGAACGACGTTTGCGCCGTCCATCTCAAGAACATGGGCGACTTTGAGAGCTATCGCGAGGTTCACGTCCTTCTCGACCACGTAGCCGACGGCCCCGGGGTCTTTTCCGCCGTGGCCAGCATCCACGCAGATTGTATATCCACTCAGGTTCGAGCCTGCGGCCATTGCTGGATTGAGGGCCGGAAGCAGGGCCAAGAGCATTAAGGCGATTATCAATGCGCTTATTCTTCTCATGGTAGACACCTCCCAGCATTGGTGTATCAGTATTTGATTGAGGGACTTATAAATTTTTGTATATTTTCCAGACTTCCGGCAGAATTTTGGAATGAGAAGTAAGCGCCCCGGGCGGGCTCGGCGCTCATAGGGTACGTCATAGCAAAGCTCAGCCCGTCTTGGAATCGTCACGGCCCGCCCGGAGCGGCGTCAGAGGGTGCTTCTCTTCACAGGTCCGCGCAATTCGCTCTCATCATCCGCGTTGACTCATTTCCGGTAGTAGGATATAAGCCTTCTGAGTTCTGGGTTCCTCTCAGGTTTGAGGCCAAGGAAGCGCCTGAGCTGGCTGTTCTCGGCTATAAGGCTGGCCAGCTCTCTGGCGAGAATCCTGTTGTCCTCGCTCAGCCCGTAGGCCTTAAAGCGGAGCGGTGAGTACTCCTTCTCAAGCTTCCAAGCTCTTTTTTCGAGCTCTTCCGCTTTTTCCTCCAGCTCCTCAAGCTCACCAAGGGGTTCCCTGAACTCGCCTTTTAGGGCAATCTCGATTACCCTCTCCGCCGGAACGCCGTACCTCTCACTCAGCCCTTTGATCTCCCCCGCGAGTTCATCCTCCAGCTCGACCTTAATCTTCCCGAAGCCCTTATCGGGTTTGATGATGAGCTTCATTTCGTTCACACTCCATGAACGATTCCTTCACGGTTTGTGCACTTTCTTCCTTTCAAGCTCCGCCTTAAGCTCTGCGTTCTCCTTCCTGAGCCTATCGCGCTCCGCCATCATGAGCTCCTTGTCCCTCAGGGCCCTCTCGTAGAACT from Thermococcus sp. harbors:
- a CDS encoding N-acetylmuramoyl-L-alanine amidase, translated to MRRISALIIALMLLALLPALNPAMAAGSNLSGYTICVDAGHGGKDPGAVGYVVEKDVNLAIALKVAHVLEMDGANVVLTRDGDYFVTLSGRVQIANSADCDIFISIHANSGPNSASGFEVYHYYGSYKGNILATYVDQEIDKLIPLRNRGVKEAGYYVLKYTHMPAILIETGFVTNSYDAGIISDESYQWKYAYAILHGVQRYFGVPVHDPVPTVEKVRFADHGNYFRVVLDMSKSANYHVYYTSYSNGHHLVIQIDNAQLTDLGWPVYNGWYYTYTGSSIAPIIYATEYGGNVFIVIEVNTAYAPYSDFTLSNPDRIVVDIYS